TTCCTTTAGAATTATGGATGCTGATGCAAAAAATCGATTTTatcatttattattaatttttaaaagtattaaataatCAGGCTCTTCCCAAAATGCAGCCAGGCCTGCATCTCAAAGCCTTTGGGGCCAATTTCTGAGGGAGAAACTGAggtaaaaattccattttagcATCTCTTCCTGCTCAATTCCTTTGGAATTATGGATGCACAGCACCAGTCTGGGATTAGTTTGGATATTTGGGAATATTTCCTCCAGGAaatggaatgggctgcccaggggagtggtggagtccccatccctgaatGTGTCCCCAAAACCCTGgaatgtggcacctggggacacatgggttcattaatttttaaaattaatttagtttattaattaatttggctcattttattaatttttcctgtattttggGAGCTTTTTTGGGGCTTCTAAAGGTTTTTCTTTAGATTTCCACATTAATTTTCCATTGATTCCACGGAGTAAGAATCCCCCATCCTCAATCATTCCCTcataattccattttttaattggaaaattttttcctttcccttttatCCCAGTTATTTCATGCTAAAATTGGAGAGCACCACCCGATTTTAGTCATAATCCTCTGGTTTTGGACAgataaattctatttttttaaggaattgaCACTTCCAAAGGCTTGGAGTGACATCTAGCGACtgcctgggacaggcaggaaaatttgggaataaaTTCCAAAAGGATCCCTTTGCTTcaaaagcaaaaccccaaagctATTCCTaattatttatggaaaaaaatagattattttaatttttgaaggaaatttgAGTTCTTTGTGTGAATGTGGAATGTTtgaaatttggaggaaaatagtttttaaattattggaATGCTGGGGATTAAAGATTCCAAGGaaattaggggggaaaaaaattcactttaaaataatttggctCATCCTCACCTGATTTTGTTTCCCAGGTGGaattttccagggaaaataaagtggaaaggtggaaaaaataCTGGGAAAGTTGATATTATTCTGGGAATAAATggatttatttggaattttcaggggaaaaaagggtaAAGGTGGATACAACAATGGGGAAATTTACATTCTGATGGGAATAAATGGATTTATGTGTAACTTTTCAAGGAGAAAAGGCTGAGTAGGATAAAATCATGAGAAAATGGAAGTTATGATGGGAATAATTggatttatttataattttctggGGGAAACAGGTAAAAGTGGataaaataatgggaaaatgaATATTATGCTGGGAATAAATggatttatttgtaattttcctgggaaaataaagaaaatacactggaagaattataaataaatataattataaataaatattcacatTACAGGTAATTAATCACATTTACAGACAACATTAATGAACCTCAGATGACAAATGGATGTTTAAAAAACTGGAGTTTGCTGACATCTTGGAAAAGTCCTCATTTGGAATaggatattttgggaaaaaatactcCCTGGTAATCCCTAAGCATgcattataataataattataataataataattacaattattataataattgaGTTTAACATGCTAAAATAAGAAAGAGGTTTTGCAggattttagttttgttttaggaaaaaagccttgaaattctcaaaatagaaaaatcttctGAAGATCTTTTAATCttcaataattaattaattaaaacaagagAATAACAAACTAAAAAACTAACATAATTGATCCCTTTGGTATTCCTAATCCCTAAAATTGCTAATTTTGCtaagaagcaaaaagaaagagaaattggcttttttttttttttaattttcaatttttcttttccttttgtctctTCCAGCCAGAgttgggaaggagggaatggaATGTGAATGAAAGTGCAGAGTGcaagaaacaccaaaaaaaaacaaaaaatcacacacacacacacaaaaaaaaagacatttaaaaaattaaattttacatttacaaAGTAAAAACTGCTCatgctgcaggaactgcagctggcacaggggacTGGAAAACTTTTGGAGCAGCTGCCACTGAAAAATGTTGGAATTCCAGGTTTggagataaataaataatgtctGAGTCCTGTGTGAGCTCTGATTATTTTGGTGTAGCCAGGACTGAAAAAATCCCATCTGTGGATGTGTCACTgataaataattcaattttaGTTCCTCTACAAGGAAtttttggagagaaggagggaattCCCCTAAATGAGCACCTAAATGTGATTTTTTAGTGTggtaaaaagagaaataaagttcTCAAAGTTGAAATTTTAGGGTAAGGGGAACTTTTTTCTGTTGACTACACAAAGTTCATTTTTATATCTTAAATCCCCACCTTTGgggataaaaatgctttttgaacTCCCACTGATCAATTCCTGCTCATATGTATTACAAATAAATCTAAATTTGAAGCCTGCAATGtcttggagcagccagggagctcTTGAGTGTTGGAGGGAAATGAATTCCAAACAACACCTGGAGGCTTTGCAAAGCCAAAAAATTCttctaaattaaaagaaattccATTTCTGCCAAAACTCAGTCACCTCCCTTAGGAGCTGCCAGGTGATTTATGTACATTGCCtttcaaacagcaaaaagaGACAAATTAACAGATTTAATCATTCCATTCTCTGCCagagagctctccctgcaggtatatgaggaaaagctgatttGTTTTCCTGCCCCTGGCAATAACCTGATCCCAAATTTGGGCTCTTCCCTCCTGCCAAGTTGGCATTTCCCTGTCAAGGAATAAACAGCAGCCTCATTCCAGTCTGATCAGCACCAAAACTTATCGTGACCTTTAGCAAATAAACATCAGAATCTCTTCAAACTTTTCATTCCAGTTCTCTCTCTCCTGGTTTTTTATACTTTCTGGGTTTTGCCACCTTTTATTTGCCTTCAATCCTGGCATTTGAccttttttatttgtgctgtctcctgttttaattttttttttttaagcattttgaCCCATGCCACGTCAGCACCTCCCAGGGAGTCACAGGGTGCCAGAATGAGTCGTGCAAAATCTTTTAAAGAGTAATTAACCCTTGACTCCAATTAACAgcaattcccaaaatccagccagagctgcatccCAAAGACTCTGGGATCGGTGCCTGAAGGGAACGACTTGTTCCCAATATTCTGAGGGagaaactgaagcaaaaatTCCGTTTTATCAGCTCTTCCCACTCGGTTCTGCTGGAATTACGGATCCACAGCACCAGGCTGTGATTTGGGAAGTCTGTCCACGGATATGGAGTGGAAAATGGCAAGAATCCTGACTCCAATTAACCGCAATTCCCAAAGTCCAGCTATGCCTGCATCCCAAACCCTTCATGCCCAATGTTCTGAGGGAGAAACCGAGGCGAGAATTCCGTTTTCACAGGATTCTCCCGGTGTAACAGCGAGCAGAGTCCATCACCCCGAGGCTTTCAGGGGATGCCATCCTTCCTCTGGCAGCACTGCGAGGGAGGCACCCCCCAGTCGTACATGTAGGAAAGCCGCAGTTTCACCTCCTCCTTACACAGCTTCCCTTCCTTGGCCAGCGTCTGGTGCTTCTCCAGCATGTCCTCGATGCTCTGCTTGTGAGTCACGATGTATTTGTTGTTGCAGCCGCGCGATTTGTACTCGGTGTCGAAGCGGGGGTCGTGCACTCTCTTGACGTCGATGGGCGCCAGCCACACGCCCAGGGACACGTCCTCGCTCTGCCACAGGTTCAGGTAGTCGCTGCTGAGGCGCAGGTAGCGCACCAGGTCGGCGGAGATCACGTAGCCGCCGCCCAGCGCGTAGGGCAGGTAATAAtcacacagcagccaggagctctcCTTCCATTTCCCCCCGGATTTCACCCGCCCGCGGCCCGAGAAGAAGCCCCAGTAAAGGCGCCGCGGCTCCTTAGCCCTCAGCTCCTCCACCAGCACATCCAAGCGCACGAAGGTGTCGTCGTCAGCCTTGAGGGCGAACTGGAAGTCCAGGTGCGCATCCAGCCACACGTAGGTAGCCAGCACCTTGGCCGTGAGGTTCTCGTACGAGTCGCGCAGCtccggcagcagcagcagatcgCGGTGGcggctctgctccagctccaggctccgCAGCTCCTCGGCGCCCAGCCCCGCCGTGCCCACCACGAAGCGGCTCCAGACGTGGCCGTGAGGCGCCTGCCGCGCCGCCGCCATCCAGGTGCTGCGGATGATGCTGCGCCGCTCGCTGTACTTGGGGCCGCTCATCACCACCACGGCCAGCAGAGCGCTGCCCTCGGCGGCGGCCGGGGGCGCGGCGCGGGCCCCGCGGCCGGGCTGGCTGTGCGGgagcgcggggggcgcgggcagCGGGCGCAGCCCCTCGGAGGTGCACTTGGCGAGGTAGAGCAGCACGGCGGCGCAGAGCGAGAGCCCGCCGAGCCCCAGCGCGG
This DNA window, taken from Oenanthe melanoleuca isolate GR-GAL-2019-014 chromosome 21, OMel1.0, whole genome shotgun sequence, encodes the following:
- the B3GALT6 gene encoding beta-1,3-galactosyltransferase 6 produces the protein MKALRRLSRHRTALGLGGLSLCAAVLLYLAKCTSEGLRPLPAPPALPHSQPGRGARAAPPAAAEGSALLAVVVMSGPKYSERRSIIRSTWMAAARQAPHGHVWSRFVVGTAGLGAEELRSLELEQSRHRDLLLLPELRDSYENLTAKVLATYVWLDAHLDFQFALKADDDTFVRLDVLVEELRAKEPRRLYWGFFSGRGRVKSGGKWKESSWLLCDYYLPYALGGGYVISADLVRYLRLSSDYLNLWQSEDVSLGVWLAPIDVKRVHDPRFDTEYKSRGCNNKYIVTHKQSIEDMLEKHQTLAKEGKLCKEEVKLRLSYMYDWGVPPSQCCQRKDGIP